Genomic DNA from Urocitellus parryii isolate mUroPar1 chromosome 5, mUroPar1.hap1, whole genome shotgun sequence:
TATCATTAACTCAGCACTCCTAACTAACCACTTTAAGCTGGTGGCTTTCCTctacctcttttctttccttctaaaagATTCTCTGGGTCCTGCAACAGGTCAGAGTCtaatttctctctttatctcACGTGCCCACTAGAGGTCTCACCTTAACATCCACCCTTCCAGGTGCGGCTAAGAGCAAACAGACACAAAGAGGCGGGAAGGTTTTGTAAATAGGTTCATTAAGAGTGCGAGGTGCTCTCCTTGGAGCCTATGGGGAAAGGCATTAGAGCCTGTAGGAAATGAGGGCGTCCCTACATTAAGGATTCCCGGTTACAACCCGAAGGCCTTCGGATTTACTACAGGTCTTCATGCCCGTCTTCCCCTGCCCGGTAAAAGTACGGTCGGTTTTAACCGGGGTTGGCTTCTGGATGGTCCGTTTTCCCGGTTTCTCGGATTCCTGCTGCCTCTCTACTCTGACCTTAGAGCTTGGCCTCTTCTCTTCTCGTGACCTAGGCCTGTTGATGTCCTCCTTCAGGGTCCGTCCTCTCCCCTCGTCCATCACCTTGACCCCCGCTTCTTCCTTGGATCTGGCACGCACCGGCTCCTGGGTCGTTTGCCTCCCCCTTCTCGCTTTCGCGGTGACCCTCCTGGGTCTCCAGGCTTCCTTGGTTTTCCTCGCCTGTTTGCGACGCGTGGGGCGCCTCCGCGAATTCCGGGACCCGGGTGGGATCCTCCTGGGGGAATGGCCGTACTCCTCCATCCTAGGGCGCCCCAACTTTCTCTTGGGCTTCGGAATCTTCCAGACCCTGAAGTAGCCGGCGGCGTCGCTGCCGCTGACCCGCAGGAGCGTGCCCTTAACCTCAGAATTGGAGGCTTCTCCGGAGGGGCGGCCAATCTTCCTGCGCACTTCGTAGCCAGCGTTTCCGAGCTCCTTCTTGAGAACAGCCAGAGTCAGCCCCTTGTGCGACGTGATGGCCCGGAGCAGCAGCTGGGACACTTTGAGCACGGAGCGCGGGCCCCGCCTCACAGGTCCAGAGGTGACCCTTTCCTTGGGCTGCTGAGCTTTAACTTCAGAGCCTTGGGACTCTCCACTGGGCTGGGCCGCCTCGGCCATGGCCCCGCTTGCCCCTCCGCGGGGCCGCTGGCTTTGAGCAGGCTTTGGACCACATCTGCCAAGACATGACCTACGGGCTGGGGCCCGGTGGACCACGTCACAAAGGCAGGCCGGGCCCAGCTTTTCAGGTCCTAATCAGAAGGCTGGCACATCCCACCCAGGTAGGAGCCTTTTAACAATGCCCGACCAGGGAGGTGCACTCCTGTAAtgccagcggtttgggaggctgaggccggaggatcacatgtacaaagccagcctcagcagtttagtgaagccctaagcaacttagtgagaccctttctctaaataaagtatttttttttaaaaagagctggggatgtggtaaagcacccctgggttcaaacgaAAAAACACCCACAACCAGACGCCACTTTCTTCTAGGTCCAAACCAACCCACATCTTAATAGCATCTGTCTACCCCTAAACAGTCCCCATATAAGTCTCTGGGTTCATTCTTATTGCTCTCCACTGCTTTCTGAAGTCCATTTGTATTTCTGAGGCACTGAACACCATCTacccacatcaaaaaaaaaaaaaaagcaattcaatgACTGTAAAGAATAAATGTGGTGACCCACAATTTGGCCTAGAAACCACACTTTTAGGTCCACCATTTAGATTCTACAGTCATGGCTCGCTGACTCTTCCAAGAAATCTGCACAAAAGgttgaagtaaaataaaaacaaaaacaaacaaaacccccacaaCACTGTAGTCTTTCTACAATGAACACTAGATTCCCACATCAGGGAAGCTTAAATGCCTGATGCCTCATTCAGTTGAAATGGAATAATCCAGATTTCAAGTCAACTGAGATTACTGGTCTAATGAACAATACTTTATACTTTTCTGCCTCTCATCCTTCTTCTTAGGTTACCCCTGCCCTTTTTTCTGCCCAGAGAAGCCCTGTTGTTTGTTCAAGTTTCTGCTAAGCTGAGCTTGaactgaaaatttcccaaactctTTTAGTCAAATGATTCACTGCTCCTCAATTACCATAATCTTTACAGTTAACTTTTGcaattttatatagattttttctGAAAGTTAATTTGCTATTTCAGGGTAATATgtagcataatatttttatttattatttatttattttttagatatacattagGTGGgttttgacatgtcatacatacatggagtataacttattctaatcaggatcccattcttgtggttgtgcatgatgtggcaTTTCACTGGTGGCGTATTCATCTAGTACATAGGAGAGTTCTGtctgatgcattccactgtctttcctattctcattctctcctttattcccctttgtctagtccaatgaacttctattcttccctctcctcccttgttatctgtatatatatatttttttttaaatatttatttattttttttagttttcggcagacacaacatctttgtttgtatgtggtgctaaggatggaacccgggcgccacgcatgccaggcgagcgcgataccgcttgagccacatccccagccctgtgtgtatactttttaaaaaagaaaaaaaaaaaacttggacaTGGAGGTGGAAAACTTGGATATTTATCCTAGCTCTTTAGCAGCCAAATgacattgataaattccttatATCTTTGAATCTGACCTCTTTTTGTAAAATGATGGCAAGACCTGAAAAAAATCCCACATATTTCAACTCTCACTCTCATCACCACCTTAGGCAGCTCTGTCCCTCAAAAACCAGATTGCTCTTCTAAAATAGAAGATGCAATGGTCCAGTACCTTAAATGATAACTATCACCAGCTGACCAGGCTGGCAATATGAGCTGGGTTCAAAGCAGCTGGCTGTATCAGTAactaagaaaatgacaaagaaaccACATGGCACATAAACATAAGTTTCTAACATAAGTTTCTAAGGCAGGATGGCTTGGCTCAGTGACCCCAATGGTCAGCTCCAGTGctggaaggagcaagagagagagtGGGCACCCCTAAAACCTTCTCTTTACTGGGGAAAAGACATTCGAGaaaattccacccaaataaggcaaggaatTGGATTTCAAAGAGTGGAGTCTTGCtcggtgatgtcttgtggtcagcagattgacttacatcttggaaagccacacccacCTCAGGTGCTGTGTAGGATCAAAGGCAGAGTgagagaaaaggcacacttacaTTGCACAGCCCAATCAGACAATAACATCAGTCCAGTCCTCTCATACATTCAAATGCACATAGTTCATGCACACAGTCCATGACTGGCTCGTGACAGATAACTCCAACTTAAATCAACCCAAAGTTCACTATGTAAAATTCTTCTTTCCAATTTCCCTTATTGGATGATTAGGAAATATTTCTCTCTCCCACTTTCTTATATGTTGCTTCCTTCAACcatcaaaacaataaataaaaattgctgtttacacttattttttgaaaactattttttaaagttatttttttaacagaaaaaccCTGGATTTGGGGTTTAGTATATAAAGGCTGCAATTATCTAGAAGAGGGTAAAATCCTCTTCATTTAATGTTTTAGAATCTTAAAATAGGATTTTCCAGAAAACAAGGACCAGACTACAAGTTTGCCTTttgttgaaaattattattttggcaGTTTACATGCTTTTAGATACAACTGCTACTTTCTCTAAATTCACTAGTTGCTTATATATAGTCATCTTCATATGTTTCTTTCCTAAATGAGTCCTTTCTCCATGAGccagttttctttaaaatccttAAGATACAAGTACCAAGTCTCTTTTCATATGTCATTAATAACACCAGTGGCTGTAGTTTGATAAGGTTGAAGAAGGCACCCTGAATCCTACaatattaaaagaatatgtgCTGGTTTGAATGTGATTTGCTCCCTAAAGACTCATGTTGAAGTTTGATTGTTAATGTAATGGTATTCAGAGTTGGGGGAAGACTTTAAAAGGTGTTCATGTCACAGGGACAaaaccctcatgaatggattaatgccttTTTCACATGAGTGAGTTCTTACTCTTCCTGAGTgttggattaattaattaatcaagaCAGcaggttttctctctctttcacatgtAGCAGCTTACTCTTTCACTTTCCACCATGAGCCCCTCAGCAGTGCCATGTTCTTGAACTTACCAGAGTTCAGAACTGCgagacaaaataaacaaatccattctttataaattattcagaatTGGATATTTTGTTATATCAAGAGAAAATGGATTAAGATATACTatggtaggggctggggttgtggctcagcagtagagctttcgcctagcatgtgtgaggtgctaggttggagcctcagcaccacttaaaaataaataaataaataaaacaaaagtatatttaaaaaaaagacatactatGGTAAACTAATTCTTCCCTGTCTGCAGCTCCTGAACTTtaacagttatttttcttttaaaataatatttgtgtcCTATTTTTCAAACTTATTAATATAAGTGGATTGCATAgcatgtggaaaaaaatatacaaagtgctgcaaagaaaacaaaatgtgagCATTCCTAAAGGAACAAAGGCCTTAAATTTGCTCtgaagaaattaaggaagaagaaatagaaaattgagGGGAGGACAAGAACCCCCAAATAAGTTGACTTCAAGGAAAGATTGCTCCTCCTTTAGTCACAAAAAAGTAGGAGCTTTTAAAtgcttaaaagaaggaaattttctcAAGGAAAATGGAGGGAGCAGTATTTCCCtggctttttctattttcctctggTTAATTTTACCTAAAATGCCTTTTCCATTCCTGAAATCATTTGTCATCAGAAAACCTCCTTCCCCAGTTCTTCTGAAAGCAATCATTTTCAAAACTTTCAAATCTTTCCCATCCTTTCCCACCTCCAGAACCAGGACTCACAACAGGAAGATCTCGGCTTGAAGTGGGCAGAAGGCCTTTCTGAGAGGTGGTGGGGCACCCGGGAGGTCAGCGGAGTCCCAAATTAAAGTGAGGGTCATAGGACTGGGGAGTCTCTTTTTAATAGAAGGTGGAGAAGAAATGAGGCACACCTTCACACTCCGGGAAGGTCCACACAGGAGGGTAACACAGGGTAGGTCTTGATGCCCAAGAAGCCATAGGTCTAACAGCCACAAAAACCAACAGTTAGAGCGGAGCTACAACTCAAGGAGGAGGGGGATCTCAAGCTCCTCTCCCAGGAGTCTCCTTATtgttgggggtggaggggagcACATGTTGGCAATGAGAGCTGTTCCCTGGCCCTGCCCACACAGCAATCTGCCCTTTTTCCAGAGTCAGAGGGGAGATGGCTGCTCAGAACCCAGGAAGATGATAATAAAAGACCACTGTGCTTGCCCcataggaagaagaagaacaaaagaaGGCAAATAATAGTCAACAGGCAAAGTGTGTATACTAAGACAAGACCAGAGAGCTACTTCTGAGAGGCTGGGGATTGGAACATGCTTGGCCAAATGGATGCCTGAGGATACTCTTGGAGTTGAGGGGAATTTGCTAAGCAAAGATTTTTCCTGCCTGATCTGGTGACGATTCCTATTGCAGGGTCTGTTTGGTTCGCCTACAGGGTGGTCTTGAGCACTTAGGTTTTCTCTTTCCTgcttctgcccatcagcaggtttttattaaaatgaactccCAATGTTACTGCTAGTTTATGCCTTTTAAATGTGTAAATGATAGACATTCCAAGATGCTTGTAAGTATAAATTTCCTCGGGgggatttcaatttttatttttaccacagtGTGACCTAACTCTTAAAACTTTGTGCATCAAAAGTACTTGAAAGTTTtgtgatgaaaacaaaacaaaacagattgcTGGCCCTACCAAGGAGTTTCAGATTTAGTAGGTTTACGGTGAGGCTGAAGAATTTTAAGGAATTCCCAGGCGATTCTGTTGCTGCTGCTATTCTGGGGGTCCACATTTTGAGAACTACTGGTCTGGCATATGACTTAATTTATATGCAATTCTTACATGCAAAACTGTAACAAATAAGGATTAATATTTCATCTTACAGAGAGGGAAATTTGGCTGAGGATAGTGACTGAGCTTATTCTCAAGTGAAGCTGGCCAAAAACACACCTCTCCACCATCAGGCTGGCCACCAGCTTcacatttttctttgatataaggaggcatAGAACAGTTTTATGCTATGGTTAAGAAATACCTTTGCTAAACTGGATGTTCCCTACAGGAGTGATTCTGGACAAATCATTTTGCCTCTTCAAGCCTAGGTATCCTCAAAATGAGCAAGTTGGCCTACAGGAGTTAGACAGACATCAGCATCCCTAAACTCATACTATTTTCCCTCCTTGTGTCCCATGTCTGGAAAGATTTTGCCTTGTACAGAATTCTTTACTAAGAaactgtgcttttttatttttaagtagccAAAGTTGTCTTTTCTACTGATTAGCAAAAGATAACCATGGTTGCCACCTTGAGTGGATATTTCagcaagaaacaaacaaattttatttgatatgaatctCAGAAGCTTCCTGTAGTCTCAGTGCTGATGTAAGGTGTGGAAACTTATGCTGCATAAACCATAATTGGCTCAACCCAGGGCTTCTTTCTGTAGGATAATATTTCTAATGCCTCTGATATCACATCTAATGCCCAGAGATGAAATAAGAATGAGAAGTGGAAATGGAGTTCAGAAAAATGAAGTTCAGTTTATACAAACATGCTGCTGTCCCTTTTATGTCTATTACTTGTATGTTAATGTTAATGTCTATTAATTGtatgtatgttttaatatttttaaacatttctctatGGGTagatttgattttcttctcaCTTTTAGGATAAATAACACTCTGTTTGCCCATTAGAACATTGCCTGACATTATTAACATTAATAGTGGGACCCATTTTGAGGTTAGGTAGTGAAGCAAATccatgctaattttttaaaatttaattaaattaattaatttatttattttacagaggaTCTGACATTTACAGTCAGGctgactgaccttgaacttgcaatcctcctgtttcagcctccagagtaactgggaATGCTTTTCTGTGTAAAATAATGTTTACACCATTCTGAGTAAGAGGAGATGAGAGATGAGTCacatttttaaggaagaaattgaaCATACTACATATCATATATCTGAAATGACCATTTGCTACACTAAACAGGAAAACTGTGTTAAGCTATTATAAACTAGTCATGGGCAAGGACCTTCTTTGCCCCAAGATTTTAAAACACTAGTAGATTACTAATGATAGGTAATATCACTTATGTCTTTGAACTCTTACGAGTTGTTTTCCGTCTCATTATTCACAGATTGAGGACCCTACCCCAGAGAATTCTGAACACCACATCACTAATTTCAACCCTTTAACTAGGTCCTAATTAGGGACTATTTATGAAATTTCTCATTGGCTCTTCTTTGAATCAGACCATAGATGGTCTACTTTGGTTGCTTACCAAACCAAAAGTGCTTGGTGAGAACTCTGAATACAGGCATCCCACTGTCAGAAAATTTCAATTCTAGCCATTGATCAAGTAGACCATCTTCTTTTGATTAATGTAcagatattataataataataatattaaataataatgataataaggcCACAAAAAACATAGTGTCTTTGTACAATATAATACAATGCCAGATGATATAGAAAAAATTATTGAGACAAGGACCTCATATCTTCTTGGGAAACTACTATGTAAAGGACTGGTGCTTTGACAGGTGGCTGTTATTTTTATGAACTAAATACAAATACCtttacaaacaaaatgaaatcttaattatcagcaaaacattaacagcCAGATCCACATAGGTTGTATAATGGATAGGGAGTGACAAGGTTGGTATTATTGGTAGAAGTTTTAATATGATTACTTGATTTACCTTGAGAATCCCAGCTGACCTTGATTTTAACCTTTTCCTGGTTCCCTCTTCTGTTCCTTGTGCTTTGAAACCACACTCTCCTTAACCACTCCCCCCGAAACTCTAGCTAATTTTCTGGAATTCCTTCTATTCTAAATAGATTATATCTTACCACTCAATGACTACATTAGTCATTTCCTGAGATTGCCtctttatttgcttctttgtttgGCTGTGGATAAATGGATCAGTGACATTATTGCAGGAGTAGGTTAGTTATCACAAGAGTGGGCTTATTATAAAAGTGAATTTGGCCCTTGTTGCTTACTTGTTCTGTCTTGtctttctgccttctgccatgtgatgatgcagcaagaaggcctcaccagatgcagcctggtgatcttggacttcccagcctccaaaaccatgagccagaaaaaccaaatattttttctttataaattactcagtcttcAGTATTCTGTTATGGTAacacaaaatagactaagacataGGTGTTCCTTGACCTTGGCTTCAACTGATGCTTGGTCACAAGAACACTGTCTATCATTCAGAAGATCTTTAAAGATGAAAAGTTGGAGGACATGTGTAACTAATTGATACCTCTAAAGTTGTTGTGACATTAGATGAGATAATATGTGTTAAATGTTTACTCTAGTGCCGGGAATATAGTAAATATATGATGAAGAAATGTCTTATGTATTACCTATGCAACCTCAGACAAGTCACCCACAGCTCCCATCTATAAAACTGAGCTGCTAATATCAACCTGGCAGGGTTGTCACTGGGCTTGGTACCTAATGCGTATCTCAACAtcagttaataataatttaataattcacCTTTactctttaaagaaaagaaaaggaattggaGTGAATTTTCCAACAGTACCGCTGGATAACCATGATGTCTTTTACTGACTAAATGCAGTGCAGTTTTTGCACAACAGAGAGTTGTCATATGTCATAAGACCAGCTAAAGAGTGAATCTCTAATGGTTGGTTCATTTAGTGATTAAAGAAGAAGATGTTAGGTTGTAACCCCCAAAAATGAGTCTAAGGAGGCCCACATGGTGAAGAAGAGGTAGAGAAGGATTTACATATCTCAAAGTTATTCCTACTGTAGGGTTCAGTGTATAACACTGAACCAAATTTTTGAACACTTAATAAATTTATGTGTTTTACATTCATTTATTAATCTATTGAGCCTAGTATTTGCTGATAGGCACTGTTCTAGTTGAGAATAAGGTATTTCCCAAGTCAGACTTTAATTGCTGCTCTGATTGGGCATATTTTCAGGGAGATTTCATGGGTTATTATAATAATCCTTCCAGTGATGTCTCATAGGTATTAGTAAACCTACTTTATACATAAGGAAacttgagaaaaagaagaattaaatagcTTCCTAAAAATTACAAGACCAAGAGTGATGTCAACACAATGGAGGAACTGGAGGCTTCTGGCCATCTCTTCTCCCATGAACACTTCAAGCCAGCACCTACACACAGATATGTTCTCTCCAGAGAAAGCCAGTATCCACTTGAAAGACTAACACTGgatgactgaaaaaaaatgatcccACCA
This window encodes:
- the H1-7 gene encoding testis-specific H1 histone, which produces MAEAAQPSGESQGSEVKAQQPKERVTSGPVRRGPRSVLKVSQLLLRAITSHKGLTLAVLKKELGNAGYEVRRKIGRPSGEASNSEVKGTLLRVSGSDAAGYFRVWKIPKPKRKLGRPRMEEYGHSPRRIPPGSRNSRRRPTRRKQARKTKEAWRPRRVTAKARRGRQTTQEPVRARSKEEAGVKVMDEGRGRTLKEDINRPRSREEKRPSSKVRVERQQESEKPGKRTIQKPTPVKTDRTFTGQGKTGMKTCSKSEGLRVVTGNP